One window from the genome of Desulforamulus ruminis DSM 2154 encodes:
- a CDS encoding branched-chain amino acid ABC transporter permease, whose protein sequence is MSMFARNFKKDFAILLVLVAVWGLVQFLLTAGFLNPFYELNLILIGINIILAVSLNLINGFNGQFSIGHAGFMAVGAYGAAMITIKSGLPFPVALLFGALLAGICGILVGLPTLRLRGDYLAIATLGFGEIIRGLIVNIDYIGGAYGLSGIPKLANWTWIFWLTVLTVIIITNFVNSTHGRATVSIRENEIAAEAMGINTTKYKVMAFTIGSLFAGLAGGLHAHYFYTIQPNTFNFLKSFDILVMVVLGGQGSITGSIIAAIGLTIISALLQKLAALRLVIYALILIIVMIFRPQGLMGTKEFSLKIFSKKSKDKEGKPHGTAVGQ, encoded by the coding sequence ATGTCAATGTTTGCGCGCAATTTTAAAAAAGACTTTGCTATTTTGCTGGTTTTGGTCGCTGTCTGGGGTCTGGTTCAGTTCTTACTTACAGCCGGTTTTCTAAATCCCTTTTATGAACTGAACTTAATATTGATTGGCATCAATATTATACTGGCCGTCAGCTTAAACCTGATTAACGGATTTAACGGGCAGTTTTCCATCGGCCACGCCGGGTTTATGGCGGTGGGTGCTTATGGCGCGGCCATGATAACGATTAAATCCGGACTGCCTTTTCCTGTGGCTCTGCTGTTTGGCGCCCTGCTGGCGGGTATTTGCGGAATTCTGGTGGGCCTTCCCACCCTGCGCCTGAGGGGGGATTATCTGGCCATTGCAACCCTTGGTTTTGGTGAGATCATTCGTGGCTTAATTGTGAACATCGACTATATCGGAGGTGCCTATGGCCTTTCCGGCATTCCCAAATTGGCCAACTGGACATGGATTTTTTGGTTAACTGTCTTGACAGTAATCATTATTACAAATTTTGTTAATTCAACCCACGGCAGGGCAACCGTATCCATCAGAGAAAATGAAATTGCCGCCGAGGCCATGGGCATTAATACCACCAAGTATAAAGTAATGGCCTTTACCATCGGTTCTCTTTTTGCCGGTCTGGCAGGTGGCCTGCATGCCCATTATTTTTACACCATCCAGCCCAATACCTTTAACTTTTTAAAGTCCTTTGATATCCTGGTCATGGTGGTGCTGGGCGGACAGGGAAGTATTACCGGATCCATTATTGCGGCCATTGGCCTGACCATTATCTCAGCCTTGCTGCAGAAATTGGCAGCCCTGCGCCTGGTTATTTATGCGTTAATCTTAATCATTGTCATGATTTTTAGACCTCAAGGACTGATGGGAACTAAGGAGTTTAGCTTAAAGATTTTCAGCAAGAAATCGAAAGATAAGGAGGGTAAACCACATGGCACTGCTGTCGGTCAATAA
- a CDS encoding ABC transporter substrate-binding protein — protein MKKNVRLVALLAALVLLVGLVSGCGGSGGGEENKAANANEIVVGGNFELSGNVATFGTAAVNGAKLYFDEVNAAGGVLNKQIKFVDYDNKSDATEAANVATRMITQDKVVAILGATTSGNTLGYIQVATDNKIPVISSSATNPDVTVDPNTQKVRDYIFRACFIDPFQGTVMANFSIKDLQAKKAVIYVDNNSPYSKGLAAFFKESFTKQGGQIVGEEAYVPEDQDFKATLTKIKGMNPDVIYLPGYYEQVGKIVKQGRELGITVPFLGGDGWDSPKLAEIAGGEALNGTYFSNHYSSEQDDPNVKAFVEKYKSKYNQVPDSMAALGYDAAVLLVDAIKRSEDGTPEKIKEALAASKDVQTVTGKLTLDASHNPVKGAAILEMKDGKQVYKTYVNP, from the coding sequence ATGAAAAAGAACGTCCGTCTTGTTGCCTTGCTGGCAGCGCTGGTTCTGTTGGTTGGCCTGGTCTCCGGTTGTGGCGGTAGCGGAGGCGGGGAAGAAAACAAAGCCGCGAACGCCAATGAGATTGTTGTTGGCGGTAATTTTGAATTAAGCGGTAACGTGGCCACCTTTGGTACGGCTGCTGTTAACGGCGCCAAACTGTATTTTGATGAAGTAAACGCCGCCGGCGGCGTATTGAACAAGCAGATCAAATTTGTTGACTATGATAATAAATCCGATGCCACCGAGGCTGCCAACGTGGCTACCCGTATGATCACCCAGGACAAAGTCGTGGCCATCCTTGGCGCCACCACTTCCGGCAATACTTTGGGCTACATCCAAGTGGCTACCGACAATAAAATCCCTGTAATAAGCAGTTCCGCCACCAACCCGGATGTTACGGTAGACCCTAATACCCAAAAGGTTCGCGATTATATATTCCGCGCCTGCTTTATCGACCCTTTCCAGGGTACGGTTATGGCAAACTTTTCCATTAAAGACCTGCAAGCTAAAAAAGCAGTTATTTATGTAGATAATAATTCCCCTTATTCCAAGGGTCTGGCTGCCTTCTTTAAAGAGTCCTTCACCAAACAAGGCGGGCAAATCGTTGGGGAAGAAGCTTATGTTCCTGAAGATCAAGATTTTAAAGCCACTTTGACCAAGATTAAAGGGATGAATCCCGATGTGATTTATCTGCCCGGTTACTACGAGCAGGTTGGTAAAATCGTTAAGCAGGGCCGTGAGTTAGGTATCACCGTACCCTTCCTGGGCGGCGACGGCTGGGATTCCCCCAAACTGGCTGAAATTGCCGGCGGCGAAGCCCTGAACGGCACCTATTTCAGCAACCACTACTCTTCCGAACAGGACGATCCCAATGTGAAAGCTTTTGTAGAAAAATATAAGAGCAAATATAATCAAGTTCCCGATTCCATGGCCGCTCTTGGCTACGACGCCGCTGTTCTGCTGGTAGACGCCATTAAGCGTTCCGAAGACGGTACTCCTGAGAAAATCAAGGAAGCTCTGGCTGCCTCCAAGGATGTTCAGACCGTAACCGGCAAACTGACCCTGGATGCATCCCACAACCCGGTGAAGGGTGCTGCCATCCTGGAAATGAAAGATGGCAAGCAAGTCTACAAAACCTATGTGAATCCCTAA
- a CDS encoding IS3 family transposase (programmed frameshift), with amino-acid sequence MTKYSDEFQLRLVMEVESGQSITVVARAHGIPKKNLQRWVSIYEHGGIEQLLLKKQHYSQEFKISAIEYRWQHHLSYRQAAAELEIPNEGTLYQWEKRYLEMGSAGLQATKKGRPPKMPKKSEKLKRNLTREQELEAENAQLRMENAYLKKFKCLSSGKNRPRKWEKAAAINELRQEFNLMALLKFASLPRSTFYYYLKAMDRPDKYEEIKAVIQEIYHAHKGRYGYRRITLELHNRGYRINHKTVLKLMGQCNIKCQVRIRKYRAYKKKLGKVAPNILQRDFKADKPNQKWVTDITEFSLFGTKLYLSPILDLFNGEIISYNISDRPTFHQIIDMLDKAFSKIPDNTNLIFHSDQGWQYQMRNYQNRLNKKGIIQSMSRKGNCLDNSVMENFFGLLKSELLYLQDFDSVEHFRKELEDYIDYYNNQRIKCKLKGLSPVQYRIQSSRVA; translated from the exons ATGACAAAATACAGCGATGAGTTTCAGCTTAGGCTTGTAATGGAAGTCGAATCAGGACAATCCATAACTGTTGTAGCAAGAGCACATGGTATTCCCAAAAAGAACTTACAGCGATGGGTTTCAATTTATGAACATGGTGGTATTGAACAACTGTTATTAAAAAAACAGCATTACTCACAAGAATTTAAGATCTCCGCTATTGAATATCGCTGGCAGCATCACTTATCCTATAGACAAGCAGCTGCCGAATTAGAAATTCCTAACGAAGGTACTCTGTATCAATGGGAAAAGCGATATTTAGAAATGGGTTCGGCAGGTCTGCAAGCCACCAAGAAAGGCAGGCCCCCTAAAATGCCAAAGAAATCTGAGAAACTTAAGCGGAATCTGACTAGAGAGCAAGAGCTGGAAGCTGAAAATGCTCAGTTACGCATGGAGAATGCTTACCTAAAAAAAT TTAAATGCCTTAGTTCAGGAAAGAATCGCCCGCGAAAGTGGGAAAAAGCGGCTGCCATCAACGAACTAAGGCAGGAATTTAACCTGATGGCATTACTCAAGTTTGCCAGCCTGCCCCGGAGTACCTTCTACTACTATCTAAAAGCTATGGACAGGCCTGATAAATACGAAGAAATCAAAGCTGTAATCCAAGAAATATACCACGCTCATAAAGGCAGATACGGCTACCGGAGAATCACCCTTGAACTGCATAATAGAGGGTACCGTATTAACCATAAGACGGTCTTAAAGCTGATGGGGCAATGCAACATCAAGTGCCAGGTGCGAATACGCAAGTATCGCGCCTATAAAAAAAAGTTGGGTAAAGTAGCCCCCAATATTCTGCAACGTGATTTCAAGGCAGATAAACCGAATCAGAAATGGGTTACTGACATTACTGAGTTCTCCCTATTTGGAACAAAGCTGTACCTCTCTCCGATCCTTGATTTATTTAACGGAGAAATCATCAGCTACAACATATCAGACAGGCCGACCTTCCATCAGATAATAGATATGCTGGATAAGGCATTCTCAAAGATTCCTGACAACACAAACCTTATCTTCCATTCAGATCAGGGCTGGCAGTACCAGATGAGAAACTATCAAAATAGGCTTAACAAAAAAGGAATTATCCAGAGCATGTCACGCAAGGGTAACTGCTTAGATAATTCAGTAATGGAGAACTTTTTTGGTCTTTTAAAATCAGAATTACTCTATCTTCAAGACTTCGATTCAGTAGAACATTTCCGAAAGGAGCTCGAAGATTACATAGATTACTATAATAATCAAAGGATTAAGTGCAAACTGAAAGGACTGAGTCCTGTTCAATACAGGATCCAGTCCTCCAGAGTTGCTTAA
- a CDS encoding ABC transporter ATP-binding protein, with protein sequence MALLSVNNLSISFGGLKAVSDMNLELNKNDLGGLIGPNGAGKTTAFNMLTGVYLPTSGDITLEGKSLVGLKPYQINHQGVARTFQNIRLFGDLTVIDNLKIAYHSHAKYGLLSAICRLPVFFAGEREMYEKSMDLLKIFNLDSKHDELAKNLPYGEQRRLEIARAMATQPRLLLLDEPAAGMNPQETHELMELIRWIRNEFDLTILLIEHDMSLVMGVCEKIHVLDYGQIIAVGTPDEIKNNRRVIEAYLGEEAS encoded by the coding sequence ATGGCACTGCTGTCGGTCAATAATTTATCCATATCTTTCGGTGGTCTGAAGGCGGTTTCAGATATGAACCTGGAACTCAACAAAAACGATCTGGGCGGCTTAATTGGTCCTAACGGAGCCGGTAAAACAACGGCTTTTAATATGCTCACCGGGGTCTATCTGCCTACTTCCGGGGATATTACCCTGGAGGGCAAAAGTTTGGTTGGATTAAAGCCCTATCAAATCAACCACCAGGGTGTGGCCAGAACCTTCCAAAACATTCGTTTGTTTGGAGATTTAACAGTGATTGATAACCTGAAAATTGCCTATCACAGCCATGCCAAATACGGTTTGCTGAGCGCCATCTGCCGTCTGCCGGTTTTTTTTGCCGGCGAAAGGGAAATGTATGAAAAATCCATGGACCTGCTGAAAATTTTTAATCTGGATAGCAAACACGATGAACTGGCTAAAAACCTTCCTTATGGTGAGCAGCGCCGTTTGGAGATTGCCCGGGCCATGGCCACGCAGCCCCGTCTGCTGCTGCTGGATGAACCGGCTGCCGGCATGAACCCCCAGGAAACCCATGAACTGATGGAGTTGATTCGCTGGATTCGTAATGAGTTTGACTTAACCATTTTGCTGATCGAACATGATATGTCCCTGGTAATGGGAGTCTGCGAAAAAATTCATGTGCTGGATTATGGTCAAATCATTGCGGTGGGAACTCCCGATGAGATTAAAAATAACCGGCGGGTGATTGAAGCCTATCTGGGAGAGGAGGCCTCCTAA
- a CDS encoding ABC transporter substrate-binding protein, which yields MKKGKLWLLVTLLALAAMLVTGCGGGGEENKAADGDKAAAGGDTIKIGFLGAKTGGHAAYGVETLKGMKMAAEDINKAGGINGKKIEIVEEDHGSKSSEGATVTQKLITREHVVAIVGDPTTGITKLAAPIAQQNKVVLLSAGAVGTGVVEIGDYIFRDTLLDAVAAPSVTKYLKETLGWKKVAVITSMNNDYSVGLTKLFEEAIAANGIEVVAKQSIQDGDQNFSAQVTAIKDKNPDGIVFTGYYTEGGLFMKEARKQGMTALMVGGDGLLSDVLMEMGGEAVEGAMVYCGFAADENKAVDKTKAFIEAYKAANENKLPDMFSAQGYDAVMLIADAIKAAGSDVPEQFRAELAKTKDWSGVSGTITFRENREPIKSPVYLLEVKDGKFAVKDTVEVK from the coding sequence ATGAAAAAAGGGAAGCTTTGGTTATTAGTAACCCTATTGGCTCTGGCTGCCATGCTGGTAACCGGCTGTGGCGGTGGCGGAGAAGAAAACAAGGCGGCAGATGGCGACAAGGCTGCTGCTGGTGGAGACACCATTAAAATTGGTTTCCTTGGGGCTAAGACCGGCGGCCACGCTGCCTATGGTGTTGAAACCTTAAAAGGGATGAAAATGGCTGCCGAAGATATTAACAAAGCCGGCGGCATTAACGGTAAAAAGATTGAAATTGTTGAAGAAGATCACGGAAGCAAGTCCTCCGAAGGAGCCACTGTTACTCAAAAGCTGATTACCCGTGAACACGTGGTTGCTATCGTGGGCGACCCCACTACCGGCATCACTAAGCTGGCCGCTCCCATTGCCCAGCAAAATAAAGTGGTATTGCTTTCCGCCGGGGCGGTGGGTACCGGTGTGGTTGAAATCGGTGACTACATCTTCCGGGATACCCTGCTGGATGCGGTTGCCGCACCTTCGGTAACCAAATATCTGAAAGAAACCCTTGGCTGGAAAAAAGTAGCGGTTATCACCTCCATGAATAACGATTATAGTGTTGGTTTGACCAAACTCTTTGAAGAAGCCATTGCTGCCAACGGTATTGAAGTAGTGGCCAAACAAAGCATTCAAGACGGTGACCAGAATTTCAGCGCTCAAGTAACCGCCATCAAGGATAAGAATCCCGACGGGATTGTCTTTACCGGATACTATACCGAGGGCGGACTGTTTATGAAAGAAGCCCGCAAGCAGGGTATGACAGCCCTGATGGTAGGTGGCGACGGCCTGCTGTCGGATGTATTGATGGAAATGGGCGGCGAAGCGGTTGAAGGAGCCATGGTTTATTGTGGTTTTGCTGCGGATGAAAACAAAGCTGTGGATAAAACCAAGGCCTTCATTGAGGCTTACAAGGCTGCCAATGAAAACAAACTTCCCGACATGTTCTCGGCCCAGGGTTATGACGCCGTGATGTTGATTGCCGATGCCATTAAGGCTGCCGGCAGTGACGTTCCCGAACAATTCCGTGCCGAGTTGGCCAAGACCAAAGATTGGTCCGGTGTTTCCGGGACCATTACTTTCCGTGAAAACCGTGAGCCCATTAAGAGTCCGGTCTACCTGCTGGAAGTGAAGGACGGTAAATTTGCTGTAAAGGATACAGTTGAAGTTAAGTAA
- a CDS encoding branched-chain amino acid ABC transporter permease — MEVFLQQLINGISLGSIYALIALGYTMVYGIVKLINFAHGDVYMVGAYLGFFATSILGWGFLPALIMSMLVCAILGVVIEKLAYKPLRGAPRIAALITAIGVSLFLEYGTMIIVSPQVRTFPQVLTEVHWKLFGNLTITNRQVIILAVTIILMLLLQYIVHKTMTGKAMRAVSHDQQAARLMGINVDTTISATFAIGSALAAAAGVLVGIYYNAINPLMGLMPGLKAFVAAVLGGIGIIPGAMTGGFLLGIVEAMVSGYGKSLYRDPVAFIILIIILIVKPAGLFGKNVREKV; from the coding sequence TTGGAAGTTTTTCTACAACAATTAATTAACGGCATTTCCCTGGGCAGCATTTATGCTTTGATCGCCCTGGGTTATACCATGGTTTACGGGATTGTTAAATTAATCAACTTTGCCCATGGCGACGTATACATGGTGGGCGCTTATCTGGGCTTCTTTGCCACGTCCATCCTGGGCTGGGGATTTCTGCCGGCGCTGATTATGTCCATGCTGGTTTGCGCCATCCTGGGCGTAGTCATTGAAAAACTGGCTTACAAACCCCTGCGTGGCGCGCCTAGAATTGCGGCGCTGATTACGGCCATTGGCGTGTCTTTATTTTTAGAATATGGAACCATGATTATCGTTTCACCTCAGGTCCGTACTTTTCCCCAGGTTTTAACCGAGGTGCACTGGAAATTATTCGGCAATCTTACCATTACCAACCGCCAGGTCATCATTTTGGCTGTAACCATTATTTTAATGCTGCTGCTGCAGTATATTGTCCATAAAACCATGACCGGAAAGGCCATGCGGGCGGTGTCCCACGACCAACAGGCAGCCCGGTTGATGGGAATTAATGTGGATACAACCATTTCAGCAACCTTTGCCATTGGTTCGGCACTGGCTGCCGCTGCCGGCGTGCTGGTCGGCATTTATTACAACGCCATTAACCCGTTGATGGGTCTCATGCCCGGTCTTAAAGCTTTTGTTGCTGCGGTTCTGGGCGGTATTGGCATCATCCCCGGCGCTATGACTGGTGGATTTTTGCTGGGCATCGTGGAAGCAATGGTCAGTGGATATGGTAAATCATTGTACCGCGATCCGGTAGCTTTTATAATCCTGATTATTATCCTCATCGTCAAGCCGGCCGGGCTGTTTGGTAAAAACGTCCGGGAGAAAGTGTAG
- a CDS encoding sigma-54-dependent Fis family transcriptional regulator encodes MGGFHRFYPNACDLRSLPVQEVDESVSVQEGQRLLQSGLLGGILLRVDDVYQVILSSDLAGEEGNQPLKTKAWRPALFIHARMPVAELLEQWMKTPDAVPVVADEHGVPQGVIDPLTSAGVLHHEFTRIRSYLDSILAQVNECICGIDDRHKVVIWNSKAEELYGYKAEEVLSKRIENFFSNLRITNCMHENKELKGHYHQPTEGTHVLISAAPVTHGSAVIGGISVEKDITEVVQLNQELTRASSQVKLLEQEIKKMSGQECAFRHLTGRSAVMQELIRFGKKVSTTDATVLLRGESGTGKELFARAIHQNSNRYMHPFIVVNCGAIPNNLFESELFGYEGGAFTGADRKGKPGMFELANEGTLFLDEVGEMPVEMQVKLLRVLQEGSFYRVGGSEPVQVNVRVLAATHRDLEAMISRRQFREDLYYRLNVVSLEIAPLRERREDIPELVHLFVQEFCQKYGKSITKIEPAVMTSFLDYSWPGNVRELKNAVERLVVLTEGETITEQSLPENLRRNTYISLVTTPAAQGNLMNVAVEAEKQLILKTLQQVKGNRSEAARVLGIPRSTLYYKLRQLGIPAKG; translated from the coding sequence ATGGGCGGGTTTCACCGGTTCTACCCGAATGCCTGTGATTTGCGCAGCCTGCCTGTTCAAGAAGTTGACGAGTCGGTTTCTGTTCAGGAAGGACAAAGACTGCTGCAATCGGGGCTGCTGGGCGGAATCTTATTACGCGTAGACGATGTATACCAGGTTATTTTGTCTTCTGATTTAGCCGGTGAAGAGGGAAATCAGCCTCTTAAAACCAAGGCCTGGAGACCGGCTTTGTTTATTCATGCCAGGATGCCGGTAGCTGAACTTTTAGAGCAGTGGATGAAGACGCCCGATGCCGTACCTGTGGTAGCCGACGAGCACGGGGTGCCCCAGGGTGTCATTGATCCCTTGACCTCCGCCGGTGTGCTGCATCATGAATTTACCCGCATTCGCTCTTACCTGGATAGCATTCTGGCCCAGGTCAATGAATGTATCTGTGGCATTGATGACCGCCACAAGGTGGTTATCTGGAATTCCAAGGCGGAAGAGCTTTATGGATATAAGGCCGAAGAGGTCCTGTCTAAACGAATTGAAAACTTTTTTTCCAATCTGCGCATTACCAACTGCATGCATGAAAACAAGGAATTAAAAGGCCACTACCATCAACCCACCGAGGGAACCCACGTTTTAATTAGTGCCGCTCCGGTCACCCATGGGTCTGCGGTGATCGGCGGAATCTCTGTGGAAAAAGACATAACCGAAGTGGTTCAACTGAACCAGGAATTGACCCGGGCCAGTTCCCAGGTAAAACTATTGGAACAGGAAATTAAAAAGATGTCCGGACAAGAGTGCGCCTTTCGCCATTTAACCGGACGCAGTGCAGTGATGCAAGAGCTGATCCGTTTCGGCAAAAAGGTTAGTACAACCGATGCCACCGTTCTGCTGCGGGGAGAAAGCGGCACCGGCAAAGAATTATTTGCCCGAGCCATCCATCAGAACAGCAACCGCTACATGCATCCTTTCATTGTAGTCAACTGCGGAGCCATTCCCAACAACTTATTTGAGAGCGAATTATTTGGTTATGAAGGCGGGGCATTTACCGGTGCCGACAGGAAAGGAAAACCGGGAATGTTTGAACTGGCTAACGAGGGAACGCTTTTTCTGGATGAAGTGGGAGAAATGCCGGTGGAAATGCAGGTCAAGCTGCTCCGGGTTCTTCAGGAGGGAAGTTTCTACCGGGTAGGCGGTTCGGAGCCGGTGCAGGTCAATGTAAGAGTGCTGGCCGCCACGCACCGGGATCTGGAGGCCATGATCAGCCGTCGCCAGTTTCGGGAGGACCTGTATTACCGGCTGAATGTGGTGTCTCTGGAAATTGCCCCTTTGCGGGAGCGGCGGGAAGACATTCCGGAACTGGTTCACCTGTTCGTACAGGAGTTCTGCCAGAAATACGGCAAATCCATTACCAAGATTGAGCCTGCTGTAATGACCTCTTTTCTGGACTACTCCTGGCCGGGCAATGTGAGGGAACTAAAAAATGCCGTGGAAAGACTGGTGGTCTTAACCGAAGGAGAGACCATCACGGAGCAGTCCCTGCCTGAAAATCTCCGCAGAAATACCTATATTTCTCTGGTAACTACGCCCGCTGCCCAGGGAAACCTCATGAATGTGGCGGTGGAGGCGGAGAAACAATTAATTTTAAAAACCCTGCAGCAGGTGAAAGGAAATCGGTCCGAAGCTGCCAGGGTACTGGGAATTCCTCGCAGCACTTTATACTACAAACTTCGTCAACTGGGAATTCCGGCCAAAGGATAA
- a CDS encoding ABC transporter ATP-binding protein — protein sequence MLKVEDIQVYYGAIHALKGISLEVPQGQIVTLIGANGAGKTSTLNTICGLIKPKSGKVIFEGKDITAVATQEIVKRGLTQVPEGRRIFANMPIYENLELGAFLNKNKKEVAESMEKVYARFPRLLERKNQLAGSLSGGEQQMLAMGRALMSKPRLLLLDEPSMGLSPILVKEIFSIIKELNEQGTTILLVEQNAKMALSIAHKGYVVETGRIVLAGDAKELLESPEVKKAYLGG from the coding sequence ATGCTAAAAGTAGAAGACATACAGGTTTATTATGGTGCAATTCATGCCCTGAAAGGCATTTCCCTGGAGGTGCCTCAAGGCCAAATCGTCACCCTGATTGGCGCCAACGGAGCGGGAAAAACCAGTACGCTGAATACCATTTGCGGGTTAATTAAGCCGAAAAGCGGCAAAGTCATTTTCGAGGGCAAAGACATTACCGCAGTGGCTACCCAAGAGATCGTAAAAAGAGGCCTGACCCAGGTACCGGAAGGACGTAGGATTTTTGCCAATATGCCCATCTATGAGAATTTGGAGCTGGGGGCTTTTTTGAATAAAAACAAAAAAGAAGTGGCGGAATCCATGGAAAAGGTTTATGCCCGGTTCCCCAGACTGCTGGAGAGAAAAAATCAATTGGCAGGCAGTCTTTCCGGCGGCGAGCAGCAAATGCTGGCCATGGGACGCGCCCTGATGTCTAAGCCCAGGCTGCTTTTGCTGGATGAGCCCTCCATGGGCCTGTCCCCGATTTTGGTAAAGGAAATTTTCTCTATTATTAAAGAACTGAACGAACAAGGAACCACCATTTTGCTGGTTGAGCAAAATGCCAAAATGGCCTTGTCCATTGCCCACAAGGGCTATGTGGTTGAAACCGGGCGTATTGTTTTGGCCGGGGATGCGAAGGAACTTTTGGAATCACCGGAAGTGAAAAAAGCATATCTCGGGGGCTAA
- a CDS encoding branched-chain amino acid ABC transporter permease, translated as MLSQQLLNGITLGATYALIALGYTMVYGIIQLINFAHGEIYMIGAFVGVFMVAILKQGLLVSLCAAMITCMVLGVTIERIAYRPLRRSTRLAPLISAIGVSIFIQTLMTKIKGPQPVGFPHVIEDALYKLGPIEVTKVQVLILVVASLLMLGLHFIVKYVKIGKAMRAASEDYDTASLMGINVNRVISFTFAIGSALAGAGGVLVGIYFNSVSPFMGVSAGLKAFCAAVLGGIGSIPGAMLGGLFLGVAETLGIAGGFDLYKDAIAFTLLIIVLLFRPTGLLGRPIQRKV; from the coding sequence ATGCTATCGCAGCAGTTGCTAAACGGAATCACGCTTGGTGCTACGTATGCGCTGATAGCTCTGGGTTATACCATGGTCTATGGTATTATTCAACTGATTAACTTTGCCCACGGAGAAATTTACATGATTGGGGCCTTCGTCGGGGTTTTCATGGTTGCCATATTAAAACAGGGTTTACTTGTATCCTTGTGTGCCGCTATGATTACCTGTATGGTTTTAGGTGTGACCATTGAACGAATTGCCTACCGGCCCTTACGCCGGTCTACGCGCCTGGCGCCCCTGATTTCAGCCATTGGGGTTTCAATTTTTATCCAGACCTTAATGACCAAGATAAAGGGACCACAACCGGTGGGATTTCCCCATGTCATTGAAGACGCTCTTTATAAGCTTGGGCCCATTGAAGTGACCAAGGTACAGGTACTTATTCTGGTGGTAGCCAGCTTGTTAATGCTGGGACTTCATTTCATTGTTAAATATGTTAAAATTGGCAAGGCCATGAGAGCAGCCTCGGAAGATTACGATACCGCTTCCTTAATGGGAATTAACGTAAACCGGGTCATCTCCTTTACCTTTGCCATTGGCTCAGCCCTGGCGGGTGCCGGCGGCGTGCTGGTGGGTATTTATTTTAACTCGGTCTCTCCCTTTATGGGCGTCTCCGCCGGTTTAAAGGCTTTTTGTGCTGCTGTTTTAGGAGGCATTGGGAGTATTCCGGGCGCCATGCTGGGCGGACTCTTCCTGGGTGTGGCTGAAACCCTGGGAATTGCCGGAGGGTTTGACCTGTATAAGGATGCCATTGCCTTTACCCTCTTAATTATTGTAT
- a CDS encoding MTAP family purine nucleoside phosphorylase codes for MTDKTIPYADYAIIGGSSTFSISFPEDLSHPDVEVLGQELVFATPYGPSPAFKLFLLGEKRVLTLKMHGWREGFSRADASRQIFWVFREAGVKKIMAEGGVGSINHLLKPRDLLVPSDYLDFSLRKDVSLGSPYLLTMRRPVCPDMVSELVTAAEETALGRVFDRGIYAVTDGRHFESPAEVAMLSRAGADIVGQSMCPEVYLSREIGACYARIDMVVNYAEGVVKDWEHRELAEIFYGESQRIGNILLSALARIGIREECPCAQLRKPTLLKQKED; via the coding sequence ATGACTGATAAAACCATACCCTATGCGGATTATGCCATTATTGGCGGATCGTCCACCTTTTCCATTTCCTTTCCCGAGGATTTAAGCCACCCGGATGTGGAGGTTCTGGGACAGGAGTTGGTCTTTGCCACCCCTTACGGACCCAGTCCCGCATTTAAACTGTTTTTGCTGGGTGAAAAAAGAGTATTGACTCTGAAGATGCACGGATGGCGTGAAGGATTCAGCCGTGCGGATGCTTCCAGACAGATTTTTTGGGTTTTTCGGGAAGCCGGGGTAAAAAAAATCATGGCCGAGGGCGGGGTTGGCTCCATCAATCATCTGCTAAAACCCAGAGACCTGCTGGTGCCCAGCGACTATTTGGATTTTTCCTTACGTAAGGATGTTTCCCTGGGCAGTCCTTATCTCTTGACCATGCGTCGCCCGGTATGCCCGGACATGGTCTCGGAATTGGTCACCGCAGCGGAAGAAACGGCCTTGGGCCGGGTTTTTGACCGGGGGATTTATGCGGTTACAGACGGGCGTCACTTTGAAAGCCCGGCGGAAGTCGCCATGCTGTCCAGGGCAGGGGCGGATATTGTAGGACAGAGCATGTGTCCAGAGGTGTATCTGTCCAGGGAGATTGGGGCCTGCTATGCCCGCATCGATATGGTGGTCAATTATGCCGAGGGAGTGGTAAAAGATTGGGAACACCGGGAACTGGCCGAGATTTTTTATGGTGAATCCCAGAGAATCGGCAATATCCTTTTGAGCGCTCTGGCCAGGATCGGCATCCGGGAGGAGTGTCCCTGTGCCCAGCTCCGGAAACCAACCCTGCTAAAACAGAAAGAGGATTAG